In Stanieria sp. NIES-3757, the DNA window AAAAAAACTCAACGGGAACTTTCACAAAAGCTAGGACGTAGTGCTACTCCTGCGGAAATCGCCCAAGAGTTAGAACTAGATACTGCTCAAATTCGCGAGTATTTAAGTGTTGCTCGTCAACCCATTTCTCTTGATGTGAGAGTTGGCGATAATCAGGATACAGAATTATCTGAACTCCTCGAAGACGAAGGAACTTCTCCTGATACTTTTGCCACTCAAGAATTATTACGGCAAGATCTGTTACATCTGATGGCAGATTTAACCCCTCAACAACGAGAAGTTATTGCTCTACGTTTTGGTTTAGAAGATGGGAAGGAACTATCTCTTGCCAAAATTGGTCAGAGAATGAATCTTAGCCGGGAGAGGGTACGCCAGCTAGAACATCAAGCACTAGCTCAACTCAGAAGAAGAAGAGTCAACGTCCGCGATTATATCGCCAGTTAGCTGTTTCTAAGCCAATTGTACTTACTGATTGACACATATTTTAGACAAGAAGTAGATACAAATCGGTTAAAAATTAAAAAAATCAACACGAACCCCTGCTAAATGTCCTAGTATTTTAGCGGGGGTTCGTGTCACAATAAGCCTCATATTTAATTAATATTGTCTAGAAAAGTGTCGGCTAGACTAAAGATTATTTAAAAAGTGGTGTAGGAGTCGATAATGACACTATTAAATGAAACCTGGAATGGAAAAAATAATACAAATATATCTTTGACTAGTAATAGTAGATTAAATGGTCTTGGTTCTGTTCCGAATACAGAAGTGATTGAAGGCTGGTTAATTGATAAAATTGCGGAAATGTTGGCTCTAGAACCCAATCAAATCGATGTTCAACAAGATTTTAGTGAATATGGTTTGGATTCAGTAGAAGCGATCAATCTTTCAGGTGAGTTGGAGAATTACTTAGGCTGTCGCCTCTCCCCAACTCTATTGTGGGATTATCCTAATATTGAAACTCTTGCTCAGTATTTAGCCGACACTACTACTGGCAGTAAATCTAATTCAGCTAATTTCAGTAACACGACTGAGGAAGTTCAAACAGGTAATGGGCGGAATAGTTTTCATTCTCTTTCCCAACAAGAACCAGAAGAGCAATTAAATATTCCTCCAGAATATTATCGCTTTGAATCTTTTCCCGAATACCAAAAACTACAATTACAAATTCAACAAGTTGAGGCGTTAGGAAATGGCAATCCTTTCTTTATTCCTCAAGAACAAGTAGTCAATGATAAAACCATTATTGATGGTCGAGAATTAATTAATTTTGCTACTTATAATTATATCGGGATGTGTGGCGATCGCAGCGTCTCTCAAGCAGCCCAAGATGCCATTGAACGCTACGGTACTTCTGCCTGTGCTAGTCGTCTCATTGCTGGAGAAAAGCCTATTCATCGTCAATTAGAACAAGCGATCGCAGACTTTATTGGTACTGAATCTAGTATTGTTTTTGTAGGTGGTCATGCTACCAATGTAACTACCATCGGTCATTTATTTGGCAGCAACGATCTGATTGTGTATGATGCCTTGAGCCACAATAGTATTCTTCAAGGTTGTTTTCTGTCGGGAGCAAGTTTAGTTGCCTTTCCTCATAATGACTTTGTAGCTTTAGAAGAAATTTTGCGCGATCGCCGAGAGCGTTATCAACGGGTCTTAATTGCGATCGAAGGTGTTTATAGTACCGATGGTGATATTGCTAATCTACCTAAATTTATTGAGTTGAAAAAACGCTATAAAACTTTCTTAATGGTAGATGAAGCCCATTCGATTGGCACTATCGGTAAAACTGGACGTGGAATCGGAGAATACTTTAATGTCAATCCCCACGATGTCGATCTTTGGATGGGTACATTAAGCAAATCTTTTGCTAGCTGTGGCGGTTATATTGCTGGTTCTCACGCCTTGGTGGAATATCTGAAATATACTGCTCCTGGGTTTGTTTTTAGTGTGGGAATGTCACCTCCCAATGCGGCAGCTACTTTAGCAGCAATTAATGTCTTAAAAGCTGAACCCGAAAGAGTAGCAATTCTACAGGCTAGAGCCAAGTTATTTCTCGATTTAGCTAAAGAACGGGGATTAAACACAGGAATGAGCCAGAACTCTCCTGTTATTCCGATTATTGTGGGAAATTCTTTGAAATCAATCCAACTTTCTCAAAATTTGTTTAAACGGGGCATTAATGTTCCTTTTATGATTTATCCTTCTGTACCTCAAAATGAGGCGCGTTTGCGGTTTTTTGTCACTTGCAATCATACTGAAGCACAAATTCAGTTGACGGTAGATACTCTAGCAGAAGAGATAGCAAAACTTTAAATCTGATGGGTGGGCATTGCCCACCTTTTCAGTTACCAGTTATTAGTTACCAATTACAAAAGCGATGAAAAGCGCGATCGCTTGAAAATTTACTTTGCAAGTCTCTTGCTTTAAATGAGAAGATTTCTAATCATATCAAGAAGCTCTTTGAAATTTACAAAATCATCAGGGGTTGCTCTCTGATCACAAATCCATTGACAAAAATCATTTTTTTGAAATGTTGAGATAATTTTTTTCTCTCCATAATCAGTAAACTCTGTTTTTTCTCGGTAAAATTTATCTTCAAAAAGATTTTCATGGAAAAGATTTTCAATACCTTTTTTTACTTTGTTATTTTGAGAATTTTGCTTAATTGTCCTCTCATATAAATAGCCAAAATCTTGTTCTTGTTTTTTAGTATCACAATCATACAGCAAAATAATTTTATGTTTTAAAAATGAAGGATTAGCTATCAAAAATTGTCTGGTTTTCTCTAACGAGTCTTTGCCAGTAAACAATGGCTTTCCTTTCTCTTGATTTATTCCAATCCATTCGATATCTACTTTATCGATTAAATCTTGATAACTTAATAATTTGCAGGCTTTTTTTAGATAAATAGGATCGGTTTCTCCTTCTGTCAATACCTTTGGTTTATTTGACGATATAATTTGTTCTTCAACAGAATTATTAAATGCCTTCGTATTTTCAAAGTATTGGAAAGCATTTTTAAATTCAGAAAATGCCTCTACGGTTATTTTGTTTCCGCTGGGCATATCAATTAAATCAAATCCATTTTCTCCAAGAGTTTGTTCTAAACCGAGTAGGAATAGAGGTGCGTGAGATGTTGCAATAAATTGAACATTAGGGAATTTAACAATTAACGTGGGCAAAACACGATATTGTAAGTCAGTATGTAAATGAGCATCAACTTCATCAATAATAGCTATGCCCTTTACATCATGACTAGAGGATATTGGATTTCCTGTCAGGTCGTAGTCTCTGATTAAGGATAAAAACAAGGTAGTAATCAAAGATTCTCCAGACGATAATAAAAATATATTGGGAATTACTTTAATAGTTTCTGTGCCTTCAAAAATTATTACACCTACACTTCTTTGATATTTTCGATTTATAAAAACTTGGGCGTTTTGATTATTATTTGGACAAAATATAATTTTTATAATTTTATTAATTAGATTTAGTATCCTGTTGTTGGTTCCATCAGTAAAAATATATAGCAATTCTCATACTTATGAGGTACAGTAGCAACAGTGAGTAAACCAATTCCGAATATCGTCTTTTGTGACTTTCAGCATTGAATCAGTTATCGCATTAATTAAGTCTTGATAGTTTCTTGGTTTAACTTTTCTTAAACAAGCTTTGACTTTAGACCAAAAATTTTCGATAGGTGAAAATTCTGGAGAATAAGGGGATAAATAAATTAATTTAGCCCCTGCTTGTTCAATTAATTCTCTAATAGTTTCTCCCAAATGAATTTTGGCATTGTCCATTACCACACAAGCATTTTTCCAGAGCTTTGGGACTAATTGATTAGCAATAAATGCTTCAAATGTTACTGCATCAACTGCACCATAAACATTATTAGATACAACCACTTCTTTTAATGATCAAGCAGTGAGTAATGAAATATTTCTCCCTCTTTTTTGTGGTTTTGTTCCCCTTGCTCTTTGACCGATGATTGCTCTGGCATACATTCTAACCATTGCTAAATTAACTCCTGATTCATCAATGAAAATCAAGTTCTCCGTGGGTAGCTCTCGTATTTTTTGCCAAAATTCAACTCTCTTTTTTTGGACGCGAGCGCTTTCTTTTTCTGCTGCGTGTAGAGTTTTTTTTTACGCTATAGTTTAATTGAGTAGTTATTCTTCCCATTGTGGCTCGGCTCACTCTTACTTTTATCTTTTTTTCAAGTAGCTCGCACAACTCTTCTAATGTAGCATCGTTATTACTTTCAATTATTTCAATTAAAGTGATTAGTTGTTCTGACTGGAGTTTCCTTGGGGGACTTCCTCCTGGTTTTTGTGGATTAAGCTCTCCTGTTTCTCGATATTGTTTTAGCAGCTTTTGGATGAAGCTTTTCGTTACTTGAAAACGTTGTGCCAGTTTTCTAATTGAGATATTTTCTTGTTCATAAATCTCAATTATTTTTTGTCTAAAGTCAATAGAGTAAGGTTGCATTCAAAATGTTTAACTATTTTGGCTTTAATGTACCTCACAACTGTGATAATTGCTATATGCTGTTTGCAAAGTCTGTTTTCCATTTATATTTTCAATTACATTAATTTCTCTTCTTTCAAATATTTGACTGTCAAAAGCAATATCATAAATCCAGTTAGTTAGTGAACGCAATATGTTAGTACATAATATATTTCGCTCGCTAATACCTTGTATTTGCTTAAAAAAAACTACTGATGATTGATGGTTTAAATTTTCTAAATTTAACCAAGCTGGGTCTTCGTATCTATTTGCTGGAAAATACAAAAGAGAATTTTTATCGATAAATTGCTTTAGATTTTGGAGTTGAATGCTATTGTTTTGATAACTAAAATACAATAGATCATTACTATCGTCTTGAATATTATTCCATTTTTGATCGGCTATTGTGTATTTGAATTTTTCCTCAAATTCTTTTTTAGTAGTATTTAAGACCCATTCTTCATGTTCAATGTCATCTCCTAGCCGGATAAAAGCACGATAATATTGCTTTTCATGTTGGATATATCTAGGAGTTCTAATTTTAAAGACTTTTCCTTTTTCGACTTCAGTATTTTCGTAAAAAAGTTGTTTAGTAGTAATCAGAAAGTTTACAAGATAAGAAAGAAAAATTGTTTTACCACTGCCGTTTTTACCTATTAAAATAACTGGCTTAGGCTGAGTTTCATTGAAAGGAAAATCTAAATGCAAATCGGAAATTGAGGCAATATTTTCTAAACGTATTTGTCGAAAGTACATTTTCCAATAAATAGGCGTAGCCGATTGAAACATAAAAGCAGAAAAAAATAAAACCTTCTTATTTTATTTCTAATTTCACAAATCTGCTCTTCTGCGTGGCATTTTTTCCGCAAAGCTTTATCAGTATAGTAATACTAGAAACATATTCTCTAATTGCTGCTGAATCCAACACCAAGACAGCATTTGCGATCGCGTGGTTATTTATATAACATCATCAAGGAAGCATAGCGGAACGTTTTTTGGTATTCCACCAACGGGTAAAAGTGTTTTGATGTCAGTCATCCGAATCGATCACATTCAAGATGCTAAGATTACTGAACATTGGTCTGTTTATGATGCAGTAGGTCTAATGCAGCAACTCCAAAATTGAATTATTAACAATCTACTCGTGCAAAACAAAATGTTGTCACAGATGCAACTTCTAATCCAGTAATTCAAAATCTCGATCACATTGCATTGATAAAGAATTCAGTGTCAAATGACGTTTGCACTATTTTCTGAACTATCTCATAGCTAGGGTTTGCTTGCGATTTGGTGGAGGAAAGATGCGATCAATCTCCTCAATATTTTCTTCTGTTAAATTAATATCTAAAGCTGCACGGTTTTCCCTAACGTGGTTGGGATTGGTAGCTTTGGGAATAGAGATAATATTATCTTGTTTTAATAACCAATTCAGAGCGATTTGAGTTGGGGTAGCATGATGTTGTTTGGCAATCGCTCTTAACTTAGGATGGTTGATAAAAGCCTTTTGTTCTACGGGAGAATAAGCCATGATGGGAATATGAAGATCTTTGCACCAAGGTAATAAATCCCATTCAATACCGCGACGCATTAAGTTATAGAGAACTTGATTAGTAGCGATGGCTTTTCCTCCAGGTAGAGATAATGCCTCTTCCATATCATCGACATCGAAGTTACTTACACCGTAATCTAAAATTTTTCCTGCTTGTTTGAGATGTTGTAATGCTTCTAAAGTTTCCGATAGCGGAATCGATCCGCGCCAGTGGAGTAAGTATAAATCTAAATAATCTGTTTTCAGTCTGGATAAAGAGCGATCGCAAGCATTAATTACACCTTGATAACTGGCATTATAAGGATAAAATTTACTAACTAAAAATACCCGATCCCGACGACCTGAAATTGCTTCTGCAACTACCTTTTCTGCACCACCTTCACCATACATTTCAGCAGTATCGATCAGAGTCATACCTAAATCTATTCCCAAACGCAAAGCATCTATCTCCGCCTGTTTCTGACTGGCTGTTTCCCCCATGCGCCATGTTCCCTGTCCGAGTATAGGTATTTTTCTTCCCGATGGTAGCTGTAGTGTTTTCATTATTGAGTTGAGAACATTAAGTTGAGAACGTCACTTATTTTGATTATGACGAGATTTTTGAAGAGGTGCATTTAGAGCGATCGCTACTTCTGATTCAGTATTCCTTTAGCAACCATTTCTTCAGCTAGCAATTGAGGAGAAACAACTAAGACATTCTCTACTCGTTTGCCAAAAAGAAAACCAAAATCTTTTTTATCTCCAGTAAGTAAATGGGTACACTTTTGCGCGATCGCACCTCCTAAAATGGGGATATCTTTTGCTTTAAGTTCTACTGGTAAATTAAGCAATAGCTGATTACTGACGGTAATATTTTCTAAAAGCAATTGTAATCCTTGAAGCGAGCCAAACTTTTTTAGTTCTATATTTTTCCTTGCTTCTTCTACGGCGTAGGAATTAGTAACACAATTTCCATGCTTTCTAATTACTGCTAGCAGTTTGGCAATTCGACTTTCTGCAACAGAACCACTAAAAAGAATATTGGCATCGAGAAAAACTTTCACTAAAGTTCAAACTCCTCAAGTTCATCTTCGTTTTGCTGCTGAAACTCCTCCATTCGTTTATCAGAGTATATTTCTACTGAAAACGTTACCCCAGGTCGCAATAAAAGCCCTTCGTCGCTTTCTTCGATAATTACCTGTCCTCCTGCTTCAAGACCATATTTTTTTCTCAAGTCTTTTGGAAGAGTAATAGTACCCCGTTCATTAATTGAGATAATTCTTTCCATATTTTCAGTATTTCAGTATTATTGAAATTTTAGCAAAATCATCAAGGGGTTTTTGATTGATGGTTAATGATAGCGATCGCTTTAATCACTTCTTATCTAGAAAAGAGTTTAATTTAATTTCTAAATAATCCGCGATCGCTTTAGCAATACCAGGTTTGGAAATCATTTTCTGGGGCTTTCCTTGATTAGTAACTAAATAAGCAATCTGTTCGCCGTTGATGCCTTTTTCTTCGCCACGATTAGCTATTACAACTTGATAACCTTGCTCTAATCTTTCATAGGCAATACTCATTAATTGTTCGTGACTGATATTTTCTTGATACTTAAAAGTCACCATTTCAAGATGAGGAAATTTTGCTCTTACTTCGGCAATTACTTTGGCAGTAGGAACAAGATTAATAGTTTTTAATACACCACTAGGAATTTTGCCAGGAAAAACTGTTTCTGGTTGATAATCAGCTACCGCTGCGGAAAAAATACCAAAACGATAAGGTTCACTGGCTAATTCGGCTATAACTTGTTCCCGATATTCGGTATATGTACTAATAATTTGCTGAGGAAGATAAGCAGGAGGTAAAAAACTAGTTTTTCCGTGAATTAACTTAACATTTGCTCCTCGAAGATATAATTCTTTGGCGATTTCTATTCCCAGTTGACCAGTAAAACGATTAGTCAGAAAACGAACATTATCAATAGGAACAGGTGTAGCTCCGCCTGTAACCAAAATTCTAACTCTTTGAAGAGATGAATTACTAACCGCTCGACACACGGCACTAACTATTTCCTCTTCAGCAGGAAGATTGTTCTTTCCATAATCAATCCGAGGTGGTATGATTTTGACTCCCATTGCTTGTAGCTGCTGAAGCGAATCAGTCAAAATTGAATTATGAAGACTACCATGCATAGTTGGAGTAATCAAAATTTGAGTTTTTCCCCTCTCCATTCTGCCAATTGCTGAACCCAAAGTCGAACTAATTACCCCATCAGCAATACCGTAGCGCATTTTATTAATCGTATTGTAGGTAGCTGGAGCAACTAAATAGGCAGCAAAAGGATCAGCATCGCTCAAATGTTCGGCAGCAGCAGTTAATTTGGTAACAACTTGATTAGTAGTACTCCACTCCAAAGTATCAATGGTAGTATATCTAAGAGCTTCAGGAGAAGCAAAAGCAACGACATCAGCACCCTGACGACGTAAAGCACGGGCAACGAAGGGTGCTTTCATGGTAGCAATGCTACCAGTAACTAATAATGCAATTCTTTTTCCTTGGAGATGAGTTCCTTCTAAGGCTACTTCTCTGTCGGCTAAATCCGATTCTGGTGGCGGACTAAAATCCCAATTTGTCATTAATTTTTAATTAATTTATCAAAACACAGTTTAAGAGCGACCTGGAAACTATAGCGATCGCTCTACAATAATAACTAAGCAGCCTTACTGGGTTGACGATAAGAAATTGATTGAGCTAATTGATTACTGATTTGTTCGCGGACAATTTCACGATATTCGGCAAAGTGTTCTAAATAAGCACAGACAATGAGGTAAAAAGGCAGCAAACGGATATTATGCAGCATAATTTTGATTAAGTTACGCCAAAATATCCAGCGCGTCTGACGCAGAATTCCCTGTCGCCAAAATAGAGTTAAAATTGCCGACACAGCTTTGGAATCTAAACGACGTTTACCCGAATGTTTAGGAATCCCTAACTTCATAAAATAGCGATAAACACGGTCAAGATAGCGTTCTGGATCGTAAAGTTGCCAAAAACCATTAATATACTCTTGGGCAATTTCTTCCATTGGGCGAGTAGGAATAAAATTCATCAAAGTAGTTTGATTAATATTTGCCCCTCGATCGATTAATCTGCCTTCTTTTTCTAACCGATGCCAAAGCGCAGTATGAGGTAAAGCTTGTAACATACTAAACATTGCTATTGGAATCGCCGTCTGTTCGACAAAACGGACAATGCGATCGCCTGCTCCTGCTTTTTCGCCATCAAAACCAATGATAAAACCTGCCATTACTTGCAATCCTGCCCTAGTAATTTTATCTACTGATTCACTGAGAGGATCGCGGGTATTTTGAAATTTTTGAGTCAAAGCTAAACTACTTTCATCGGGTGTTTCAATTCCGAGAAAGACTTTTTTAAAGCTGCAATCAACCATCAATTCCATTAATTCGGGATCTTGTGCCAGATCGACTGAAGCTTCTGTATCAAAACTGAAAGGATAGTCTTTAGCTTGCATCCATACTTTTAATTCTTTTAATAGCAATTTGACGTTGCGTTTATTGCCAATGAAGTTATCATCGACCATAAATACACCACCGCGCCAACCCAGATTGTAGAGATGTTCTAATTCGCTGATTAATTGTTGTGGGGTTTTGGTTCGAGGTTTGCGTCCGTAGAGAACAATAATGTCACAAAATTCACACTGAAAAGGACAGCCACGGGAAAATTGAACTGACATACTGTCGTAAGCATCAATTTCTAGTAAATCGTAGCGAGGTATGGGCGTTTTGGTAACGTCGGCTTTTTCAGGAGTTCTAAAGATGCCTTTGGTTTCCCCTCGTTCGATTGCTTTGACAAACATCGGCAGGGTAATTTCCCCTTCATCTAGGACTAAATAATCTGTTCCTACTGCTTCTACTTCTTCGGGTGATGTGGTAGCATAAGGACCTCCTACAGCTACTGGTTTTCCTCTTTTTTTAGCTTCTTTGATTTGAGTTAATAAATCTTCTTTTTGAACAATCATGCCAGAAATAATGATTAGTTCTGCCCAATCCCATTCTGAATCGCTTACTGAACGAATATTGCGGTCTACCAGTTTGAGTTCCCATTCTTGAGGCAAAATTGCTGCTACGGTAATTAATCCTAGGGGTGGTAGTAATACTTTACGGTCTACTAAACGTAGGGTTTTTTCAAAAGACCAAAAACTTTTAGGAAATAACGGATAAATCAATAAAACTCTCATAAATAATTAAGTCTATGATGTTAATAAGTAGATTAAGGTCATTTCAGCTTAATTTTTTGTCAACAGCTTATAACTTAAGAAAATATTTGTTTTTGAGTCACTTAAAATGCGCGTTGTTTTAATTGGTAACTGGACAGACGTACCAGGTTACGTCTCTACTAGTAACTGTTTTATGTATATCTAATCAATTTCAGAATTGCTATAACTAAATTAATTTACAATTATAAATTTTTATTTTTTTTGTAAATCTTGCTCTTTAAAGTTTGATTGATTTTTAGTAAATTAACAACAATATTTTTATTTGTGTAATCAATAAATATATTGTATGGACTTTAAAAATAAAAGTTTGATAATACGAGCAGAAACTCACTTAGACTATGAAAGCATATCAATAGTTAATAATTTAGCCTTTGGACAAGAAACCGAAGCTCAATTAATAGATAAAATTCGTAACAGCGAAAATTATATTCCAG includes these proteins:
- a CDS encoding 8-amino-7-oxononanoate synthase, with product MTLLNETWNGKNNTNISLTSNSRLNGLGSVPNTEVIEGWLIDKIAEMLALEPNQIDVQQDFSEYGLDSVEAINLSGELENYLGCRLSPTLLWDYPNIETLAQYLADTTTGSKSNSANFSNTTEEVQTGNGRNSFHSLSQQEPEEQLNIPPEYYRFESFPEYQKLQLQIQQVEALGNGNPFFIPQEQVVNDKTIIDGRELINFATYNYIGMCGDRSVSQAAQDAIERYGTSACASRLIAGEKPIHRQLEQAIADFIGTESSIVFVGGHATNVTTIGHLFGSNDLIVYDALSHNSILQGCFLSGASLVAFPHNDFVALEEILRDRRERYQRVLIAIEGVYSTDGDIANLPKFIELKKRYKTFLMVDEAHSIGTIGKTGRGIGEYFNVNPHDVDLWMGTLSKSFASCGGYIAGSHALVEYLKYTAPGFVFSVGMSPPNAAATLAAINVLKAEPERVAILQARAKLFLDLAKERGLNTGMSQNSPVIPIIVGNSLKSIQLSQNLFKRGINVPFMIYPSVPQNEARLRFFVTCNHTEAQIQLTVDTLAEEIAKL
- a CDS encoding transposase, yielding MVVSNNVYGAVDAVTFEAFIANQLVPKLWKNACVVMDNAKIHLGETIRELIEQAGAKLIYLSPYSPEFSPIENFWSKVKACLRKVKPRNYQDLINAITDSMLKVTKDDIRNWFTHCCYCTS
- a CDS encoding transposase — protein: MQPYSIDFRQKIIEIYEQENISIRKLAQRFQVTKSFIQKLLKQYRETGELNPQKPGGSPPRKLQSEQLITLIEIIESNNDATLEELCELLEKKIKVRVSRATMGRITTQLNYSVKKNSTRSRKRKRSRPKKES
- a CDS encoding aldo/keto reductase codes for the protein MKTLQLPSGRKIPILGQGTWRMGETASQKQAEIDALRLGIDLGMTLIDTAEMYGEGGAEKVVAEAISGRRDRVFLVSKFYPYNASYQGVINACDRSLSRLKTDYLDLYLLHWRGSIPLSETLEALQHLKQAGKILDYGVSNFDVDDMEEALSLPGGKAIATNQVLYNLMRRGIEWDLLPWCKDLHIPIMAYSPVEQKAFINHPKLRAIAKQHHATPTQIALNWLLKQDNIISIPKATNPNHVRENRAALDINLTEENIEEIDRIFPPPNRKQTLAMR
- a CDS encoding phosphopantothenoylcysteine decarboxylase/phosphopantothenate/cysteine ligase, producing MTNWDFSPPPESDLADREVALEGTHLQGKRIALLVTGSIATMKAPFVARALRRQGADVVAFASPEALRYTTIDTLEWSTTNQVVTKLTAAAEHLSDADPFAAYLVAPATYNTINKMRYGIADGVISSTLGSAIGRMERGKTQILITPTMHGSLHNSILTDSLQQLQAMGVKIIPPRIDYGKNNLPAEEEIVSAVCRAVSNSSLQRVRILVTGGATPVPIDNVRFLTNRFTGQLGIEIAKELYLRGANVKLIHGKTSFLPPAYLPQQIISTYTEYREQVIAELASEPYRFGIFSAAVADYQPETVFPGKIPSGVLKTINLVPTAKVIAEVRAKFPHLEMVTFKYQENISHEQLMSIAYERLEQGYQVVIANRGEEKGINGEQIAYLVTNQGKPQKMISKPGIAKAIADYLEIKLNSFLDKK
- a CDS encoding Radical SAM domain protein translates to MRVLLIYPLFPKSFWSFEKTLRLVDRKVLLPPLGLITVAAILPQEWELKLVDRNIRSVSDSEWDWAELIIISGMIVQKEDLLTQIKEAKKRGKPVAVGGPYATTSPEEVEAVGTDYLVLDEGEITLPMFVKAIERGETKGIFRTPEKADVTKTPIPRYDLLEIDAYDSMSVQFSRGCPFQCEFCDIIVLYGRKPRTKTPQQLISELEHLYNLGWRGGVFMVDDNFIGNKRNVKLLLKELKVWMQAKDYPFSFDTEASVDLAQDPELMELMVDCSFKKVFLGIETPDESSLALTQKFQNTRDPLSESVDKITRAGLQVMAGFIIGFDGEKAGAGDRIVRFVEQTAIPIAMFSMLQALPHTALWHRLEKEGRLIDRGANINQTTLMNFIPTRPMEEIAQEYINGFWQLYDPERYLDRVYRYFMKLGIPKHSGKRRLDSKAVSAILTLFWRQGILRQTRWIFWRNLIKIMLHNIRLLPFYLIVCAYLEHFAEYREIVREQISNQLAQSISYRQPSKAA